From the Bdellovibrio reynosensis genome, one window contains:
- a CDS encoding DUF4360 domain-containing protein, translating into MKSLIIFSSMIFSCATLAQSLQIEEVQLAGQGCPQGSVAVQISPDASSFTVLYDRLSITAGADTTEASTECKVRIRLKKPLRMGFRIEEVDFRGYVYLDPGVVGSQKVKVTSGNGSDKHALAEFGYERWKGPINENFVLTALRSNEPPLTIDCKPMKERSVIVLATKLHLKKAGGSKVGQIAVDSVDGRLSQKYRLRWTNCP; encoded by the coding sequence ATGAAATCGTTGATCATTTTTTCAAGCATGATTTTTTCTTGTGCAACTTTAGCGCAATCACTGCAAATCGAAGAAGTGCAGCTTGCTGGCCAGGGCTGCCCGCAAGGAAGTGTTGCCGTACAGATCTCTCCGGATGCTTCAAGTTTCACGGTTCTTTATGATCGTTTAAGCATAACAGCCGGCGCTGATACGACCGAGGCATCAACGGAATGCAAAGTGCGCATTCGTTTGAAAAAACCTCTGCGAATGGGTTTTAGAATCGAAGAAGTCGATTTCCGCGGCTACGTGTATTTAGACCCGGGGGTAGTTGGATCACAAAAAGTAAAGGTCACTTCAGGCAACGGATCTGACAAACACGCCCTTGCTGAATTCGGTTATGAAAGATGGAAGGGCCCTATCAACGAAAATTTCGTACTGACAGCATTGCGATCAAACGAACCACCTTTGACGATTGATTGCAAACCAATGAAAGAAAGAAGTGTCATCGTCCTAGCCACTAAGCTGCACCTTAAAAAAGCGGGAGGCAGCAAAGTAGGTCAAATCGCCGTCGACTCTGTCGACGGAAGACTGTCACAAAAATACCGTCTGCGCTGGACCAACTGCCCGTAG